In Oryza sativa Japonica Group chromosome 1, ASM3414082v1, the genomic stretch attcgatttttaaaatatcaatgcctataaaaaggagaagcagcgagcggagtgtataagagtatagttgcagagccgccaaCGGTTGAGGAgacttttagaaaataaaaaataaattccaacgatagttatattCGATTtctagaatcacaatgacaataaagagtaggcggcggacgggccgtagaggagcatagtggcatcgttttacgggacttctaaaaattataaaaaatgaaacccaacaagacaataaactctataAACTATAAGGTCcattttttaaaggttcggaacttctaaaaagtaaaaaaaaacaatgataatcatgttcgattttaaaatctcaatgacaataaagaaggaaggcagcgggcgagccgtagagcaGTACAATGTCAAAGCcactgacggtttggcgggacttctaaaaagtaaaaatgaacccaaatgataattatgttcgattttttaaatgtcaatgataataaagagacaGTGGACAGGCCGTAGATAGTGGACaggccatagaggagtataatggcaacgttttatgggacatctagaaattataaaaacgaaacccaacgtgacaataaactctacaaactataagatcaaaattttaaagattccaaggagaatgaatagaaatagtgatagATCGTGCAAGCAAATAAAGGAGGAGATGACaaaaggggtagcaactggtgtgacttttagaaactatataattagaaacacggggatgataaggtttggtctttcaaaattttaagacaatgagatagctatttaataaatttaaagtaaaatcatactaaaagatatataattttgtttgggtgctagccgcgcaattgcgcgggccacccaactAGTTTTCCTAATGAAAACCAACATAGCAAAAGATTTTACAGCAAATATAAATGTATATCTAATCATACTATCATCTTTTTATAAGAGTGACAATTTGCCACTGTAGTTATTGGCCGATGCTAAAGATGTACTCCCTCTAgtgataaatatttgatgcaATTGATTATAGATAAGAccaatcatttttttattcaaaGAAAACTATGTAAGTACTATTTATTTGGTTGACTTGTATTTTCCTAAGAATgacttatatttctatatatttatattaaatttttaaataaaaatgaatGATCAACATCACATCAAGAATCAGTTGAATCAAAAGATCGGAGGAAGTGAAGGCAAGTGCACTTACGATCATTCCATGGAATTTTAGAGGTCATACAGAAATGTACTTGTCTTTGAAAATTATTTTGAGGCAGAAGGATATGGTAAGAGGGACTGGAAGGATATGGTCGGATAAATAAGTTCTACATATATGGAACTAgtcaaaatatattgttttgatATCATAAgtagttttgacttttttttaagtcaaacttcttcagatttgatcaattttatagaaaaagttagtaatatataaaacaccaaatttattttattaaatacaacattgaatatattttgataatatgaatgttttgttttggaaacattgctacatttttttcataaagttaaaaaaattgagTAGTAAAAAGGTCAAAACCTTAAATGAAGCATTTTGTCTATTGGCGTTGTAGTAAGGAACGAATATGACCCTAATTGTTCTTCTCGAATCGCTATAGTAGGATGGATCAAACAGGTGTTACCCGGTCGTCAAAGAAAATTCAAGATAATAGAAGAGTTCGTTCTACCGCATAAGATTCTTGAATCCATTACAACCACTatcttttgtcttttttttctcttctctatcAAAAAGAAGATTAAAACAGAGAGAGTAACATTTTAGAAATTACTTTTGGTGCATTATCTGTACTACATGTGCTTGTATGTACTACAGGCAGTACTGGTACTCACTACTACTCAGCACAACACCCTAGCACTCGCAAACAGTCTCACAAAACGACGGAGACGAGTGGAGGAGGCAAGCAAAGCCCGAGAGAGGGTAGCGACTAGCGACTACCGAGTGACTAGCAGCACACGACAGTGACGTGGCGTCGTAGGAGGAGAGGCTCAGCCTCAGCCCTCAAGCTCGGTTCGCGGCGCCGCTCGCCTCTTATCCCTCTCCGAActgaaattaaaaaagaaaaaggaaaaaaaatcaaaattcccgagaagaagaagggaaaaaaacacacacacatacagaGAGAAAATATCATGGCGCTGCTGAGCCCGCGTGTGCCgcggctgccgctcgcctccgcctccgccgctggaGCGGGGCTCCGGTGCTGCGTCAGCGGCGGCAGGGCCGGGTCGGCGGCGTGGTGCCACGCGTCGGCGGCCGGCAgcgtggcgtcgtcgtcgtcggagctgGAGGCCATCCGGTGGGGGACCGCCAAGCTGCAGGGCGCGCGCGACGAGATGGAGGACGAGGTCGTCCTCCGCCCCGGCTCCCTCCTCgacggcttctccttcgccgccgtcttcgACGGCCACGCCGGATTCTCCGCCGTCGAGTTCCTCAGGCACCCCCCTCCCTGATTCTCCTCCTGCTCTTCGTCATGGCCGCTTTCCGCGCTAACCTCTCTCCTTGGCGCTGACATGCAGGGACGAGCTGTACAAGGAATGCGCGGCGGCgttggacggcggcgcggtgctgAGCACCAAGAACCTCGACGCCATCACCGACTCGATCCAGCGCGCCTTCGCCACCGTCGACGCCAACCTCTCCACCTGGTCAGGCCCAGTTAGGATTCCGCTGAACAATTCCGATTGCCTTCTGCTTAGATTAGctactaaggccctgtttagaactccggcaaaatttttcaccctgttacattgaatatttggacacatgcatggactattaaatataaacgaaaaaataactaattacatagatggcgggtaaattgtgagacgaatcttttaagtctaattgctccatgatctgacaatatggtgctacagtaaacatttgataatgacggattaattaggcttaataaatttgtctcgcagtttacatatagattatgtaatttgttttgttattagtctacatttaatacttcaaatgtatgtccatatatccgatgtgacacgtcaaaactttacaccctggatctaaacacagcctaattccTCGCATGTTTAACGCTGTGTGACGTGACGCCTGCTTCTTCTTCACAGGCTCGAGCAGATGGACAAGGAAGATGAGTCCGgcgccacggccacggccatgTTCCTCAGGAACGATGTCCTTGTTGTCTCGCACATTGGCGACTCCTGCTTGGTACTAACAATTCCCTACACATAATAACATGCGTATATATTAATCAATTATCAATTTATCATATATCCCGTTGTCATTGGCTAGTGCATCGTGATTGTGATGCTGAAGTGAATTGTGAGTTTTATTCTGCTGATGATGAGGGTGGGTCTTGAATGTTGATTAGCAGGTCGTATCACGCGGTGGGAGGCCTCAAGCTGTGACCAACTTCCACCGACCGTACGGGAACAAGAAAGCGTCTCTTGAAGAGGTGAAGCGGATCAGAGCAGCAGGTGGATGGGTGTGTTTTCTCTTCCAGAGTTCCACTCTAATCTTCTAAACTACCGTTCTTCTAGTTTTGTAAAGATCATGTTCACATAATTTAGTATAGAGCGCTTACGAAAACCTGTCCTCAGCTCAGCAAGTCCTTAACACCCATGAGAAAATAACAATATGTTGCCTTTCCCCATAAAGATTGCAGTTCATTTTTCAAATATGGCCATATGGAACAATAATCAACAGGATTGACCCGGTGAAATTCTAGCACATTGTTTGCTCTTCTAGTTTGTAATTCACATTCTAAGTTAGTGGTTACTAGTCATACTACTGCTGTGGGCCTGTGGTTGCATATTGTCCATTTAGACCCATTATTATGGTTTTACAGAGAATAAATGGGTTTGGTGCTGTATGGAGTAATATAATATGCTGATGGATATTTTGTTCACTGCTTGAAATGCCGATCTCACTCATGTGACTCTTCTTTGTTACGATATCGATGTACTTTTTGTAGATTGTTGATGGACGCATATGTGGAGAAATTTCTGTGTCTCGTGCTTTTGGAGACATTAGATTTAAGACACGGAAGAATGAGTTCGTCCCTTATACTCTCTGTTCTCTGTTCATACATTAAGCATACCTTTTGTTACATTATTTCGAAACAATACCCTGCTAATTTTTAACTTCTCATGGTTTTGTACAGGATGTTGGTAAAAGGAGTTAAAGAAGGGAGATGGACTGAAAAGTTTATCTCACGGTTAAGCTCTAATGCTTTTGttcttatgatttttttatgactTGTTGTCaagtatttgtttttcttttgtattgATATGTTCCGTTACATCTGAATTCAGAAACATACCAATGCAGCTATTCTTAATTCTGATCAAACAGCGAGGCCATTTGTTCAGTTACATCTTCTCTTTTCATTCTCATGGTGAAAATAAAACACAATAGCAGGGCTAAATATCATCTGAATTCTTAGCCACAACTTACCCTCTACTAGTATGTAATAACctgatttctttttcttatatGTTGACAATTATCAATTGAGTTCCTTATCAACTGTTGCCAAGATAATTTGAGAGCTAATTACTGACCATACATTCTCAATTATATATCTGCTTACTCTCAAGAACAAACATTCTTCAGTATTCCAACTTTTACACCTTTTATTGGcgaatgctgctgctgcatgtcATGAGATGTCTTAACTACACAATATGTCTCTTCTTCTGTGATTATGTATGTAATCAATATCTTTCTTGCAGAATAAATTTTAAAGGAGATTTAATAGTCTCTTCACCTGACGTATCCCTGGTCGAACTTGGACCAGATGTGGAATTTGTTTTGCTAGCAACAGATGGTCTTTGGGATTACATTAAAAGGTATGTACACAAATCTTTTTATTGTGTAGTTGTCCTGCTTATATTCGTTCTTGTCTGCCTCCTGAAGACATCTTAGTTGGCTATTCAACACTTTGACATGTATAATTTGGCTATCTTATATAGCTCTGAAGCAGTAGCATTAGTTAGGGATCAACTACGGCAACATGGGGATGTCCAGGTATGAAGTTTATTTCCTCTCAAATCAAGAACTCATTATGTTTCTTTTTGCAACTTatttttaatattgcttatttttcatttgtttgtGTAGGTTGCCTGTGAGGCACTTGGTCAGATAGCTCTGGTATTGACTCTTGCCACCTTTTACTTTGCCACTTATCTATTCTCTTATTTATAAAGTTAATTATCAAATATGATTTGGTGGACCCTGCATATCGAAAATGCTTTCTTAAATTTCTTGCTTTATTTCCAATTGCAGGATCGTCGGTCGCAAGACAACATTAGTATAGTCATAGCTGACTTGGGGTAATGATTCTTAACCTTTACATTGGATGTTTGTTTAGAACGAATTCAAGCATTTTGTGCATGAACGATGTTGTCCTTGTTCTAGAGTTCTTCCCATTCCGATTTCAAACGCATTATGAGATGATGCCCATTTCGCACAATTTGCTCCTTTTCCGTCACTATAATCAGGCTATAGTGGATCTCTTTGGTCTTGGTCAGCATCTCTTAACCACATTCACTGTATCTTATTTCTTGGCAGGAGGACAAACTGGAAGGAGCTGCCTGCTCAAAGGCCAAATTTATTCTTGGAGTTAACTCAAGCAGTTGCAACAGTTGGGGCCGTCTCATTAGGGATTTATATTTCATCGCTCCTTGCGTTGCAGTAGGCCTAGGTAGTTCTTTCAAGTGTGTATAGTACTTACAGTTTTACGGTCTGCAACTTCTAGCTGCAAATAATGTACATTCTTATAGGGTAAATGCATAGGATATCCGTTGAATATGTACTTCAGCTCCTGCTGGCCAAGATATTAATggggctcttttttttttttctggaagatCCTTTGATTCATCTCAGTAACTCACCACATCGAAGTAGTATTAaagagttactccctccgtcgatTTACataagtcattttttttatttcagaaaacaaactttgtatatttgATCAACACGGGAACCTTGCAACTGGGGAAGCTGGTGAAGAATGTGCGGGCCCCCAAGCTCAGAAGACATTCGGCTAGAGAACTCGAAGGGAAAACATATTCGGGCAAAGAAGAAGTCGAATGAAAAATTTTGTGGGGACTACTTATTAACCATTCTTGCCAGCTAAAGCCAAAAGACTATAATGACTCTGAAAATATACCATAATGCTCCTAGGGTTGATGACATAGCAAGAGCATTATAGGAAGTTCACTAAAGCCTGTGAGGGTAGAAATGTAATATCATATGTAAGACTGTAGGCTATAAAAGCTGGTCAAATTCCCGTCGCAGGACAAgacatttttaatacaaaagtAATCCTCAGAAGTTGTGTTTGCTGTTTGAGCTCATTTCTAAGGATAGGCGGGAAAACTTCTTTCCAGCTTATCCCCGATCTGGTTCGTGACCTAAGGTCACGACAGTGGCGCTGTCTGTGGGGACATAAAGTCTCCGTTGGATTGGGCTCAAACAGTAAATGCGACGCTCGCAACGACAGAAAATTGTGCCGGTACACTACATGGGAGCTTTTGCAAGCGCAACAGCCCCACTTGAGAGAGAGTGGGAAAAAATAGTGGAGGAAAGTGATTTGGTAAAAGCAACGGAAGCACTTGACAAGCGGTGGGCAGAAATGGCCAAAACATCCACACCAGCGAAAGGTAATGGAACAAGTCAAGAAGAAAGAATTGCTAGCACAGTGGTGGAAGAAACAGGGAAAACACCCCTAAATGAAGTAGAACTCGCTGAATTGGTCCAAGCACAAAGGGGCCGTCATGATGAGTAAAGGACAATATGAGGAGTTGCAAAAATTGCAAGCTCTACACAGCTAGGCAGTAGGAGCAGGAGGATCAAGTGATCAAGGTGCAACACCAAGGGTTGGTGAGAAGCAATCAGATCAGACAAAGGAAGATGCTCAGAAGGGAAACAAAGAAGGAGAAAGTATCAAAGCCACCTAGGCTCAAGACCCACCGTGGACTCAAGCCTCCAGTCAAATTCAAAACCCACCTTAAATCCAAATTCCCATTCTTACTCAAAATCCAACTCAAATCCCAACTCCTAGTCAAAACCAAAATACAACTCAAACTCAAAATCCTAACCCAACACATAATTAGATTCAAGCTCAATTTCTAGCTCAAGTCCAAACTCCTGTCCAAAATCAAATTCCTACTCAAACACAATTTTCTCTTCAAAACCAACTTCCCATTCAAACACACATTCCCATTCAGCCACATATCCCAGTTCAAACCCAAATCCCTACCCACATACAATATCCTCAAACACAATTCCATGAAATTCGTATTCCTCCAAACCAAACCTATCAAATCCTTTCCAATCCAGATCCCCCAACCTCATGTACAGAAAAACTCACATCCCGCAAATGCAAATCTCACAAAGTGATATCCCACAAACACAACTTCCACAAAACGACATACTACAAATACAAATTCCACAAGTTCAGATACCTCAAATTCAAACATCCCAACCCAAATTTGCACAGATGCAACCACCAAGCACTCAAGCAGCTCAAAACCATAACCAACTTTCCCAGGATTTTTCCCCCTTCCATGTACAGCAACTGGAAATGATGCTCGAACAAGGGTACATCCCACAAATGGCCAACATATACAATATGCAGGTCAAATACCAAACCAAACCTTCCAATTCTAGCCCACACTACCTTACTTTCAACCAACCAGAGCCATAGATACAAAAAAAACCCTTTAAGCCAAAACCTACAAATGGCACCTTGCCCAACAAACTTCAAGTTATCAAACATCACAAAATATAGAGGAGATATAGACCCCAATGAGTATTTAAGGGTGTATGAAACAATAGTTGAAGAAACAGGAGGAGATGATACAGTAAAAGCTAAAATACTTCCGACCATGTTGGAAGGAGTTGCATTGTCATGGTATACAACCATTCCTCCTATGACAATCTACTCATGGGAACACATGATGGACACTTTTCGAGCAGGGTTTGTTGGAGCTTATGAAGAACCAAAAGAGACAGATGATTTATATGCAATGAAGCAACTTCCAGGCGAGACTTTGAGGAGTTTCATTGTAAAGTTTTCCAGAGTTAGGTGTCAAATTAGACAAGTGGATGACGAAATGCTCATAGCAGCTGCAAAAAGAGCTTTGTTGCCTGGTCCACTTCGTTTTGACCTTGCAAGGAACATACCAAAGACAGCGAAAGACCTGTTTGAGAGAATGGAAAGTTTTACAAAAGGTGAAGAAGACAAATTGAGAGtgcaagaagaagaagtagCTTTGTTAGGTAAAAAAACAGTCAAAGAACAAGCAAGTTTCCCAAGGGGAAGAACAAAAAGTGGAAAACACAAACAAACCatgaaaaaagttcaaacaTGATTACAAGCAAGAACAGAAGAAGCAAATTAACTATATTGGTGATGGATCAAACAATGGTGAAGGATTCTTTCGGCAAGATGGAAAAGGTAAAAACCAGTGGAATAACCcaaaaggaggaaaaagctATTGGGGGCAATCTGGTAGAGGTCGAGGCCAATGGTGGAATTCTAGCCGTGGAAGAGGAAGATGGTGGAATAATTGAAGAGGTAGAGGACAAGAAAGTCAAAAAGATCAAAGCAAATTCTTTCAAACATATGGCCCAAGTGGTCATTCCACGGAGGAATGTtatagcaaattttgtcaaattCATGGACCAGGAGGTCATTCAATAGAAGAATGCTGGCACATGGCCCATTTGGTGGAAAAACACATCAATCAATAT encodes the following:
- the LOC4325851 gene encoding probable protein phosphatase 2C 5 isoform X2 — translated: MALLSPRVPRLPLASASAAGAGLRCCVSGGRAGSAAWCHASAAGSVASSSSELEAIRWGTAKLQGARDEMEDEVVLRPGSLLDGFSFAAVFDGHAGFSAVEFLRDELYKECAAALDGGAVLSTKNLDAITDSIQRAFATVDANLSTWLEQMDKEDESGATATAMFLRNDVLVVSHIGDSCLVVSRGGRPQAVTNFHRPYGNKKASLEEVKRIRAAGGWIVDGRICGEISVSRAFGDIRFKTRKNEMLVKGVKEGRWTEKFISRINFKGDLIVSSPDVSLVELGPDVEFVLLATDGLWDYIKSSEAVALVRDQLRQHGDVQVACEALGQIALDRRSQDNISIVIADLGRTNWKELPAQRPNLFLELTQAVATVGAVSLGIYISSLLALQ
- the LOC4325851 gene encoding probable protein phosphatase 2C 5 isoform X1; this translates as MALLSPRVPRLPLASASAAGAGLRCCVSGGRAGSAAWCHASAAGSVASSSSELEAIRWGTAKLQGARDEMEDEVVLRPGSLLDGFSFAAVFDGHAGFSAVEFLRDELYKECAAALDGGAVLSTKNLDAITDSIQRAFATVDANLSTWLEQMDKEDESGATATAMFLRNDVLVVSHIGDSCLQVVSRGGRPQAVTNFHRPYGNKKASLEEVKRIRAAGGWIVDGRICGEISVSRAFGDIRFKTRKNEMLVKGVKEGRWTEKFISRINFKGDLIVSSPDVSLVELGPDVEFVLLATDGLWDYIKSSEAVALVRDQLRQHGDVQVACEALGQIALDRRSQDNISIVIADLGRTNWKELPAQRPNLFLELTQAVATVGAVSLGIYISSLLALQ